From Saccharomycodes ludwigii strain NBRC 1722 chromosome IV, whole genome shotgun sequence, one genomic window encodes:
- the NSE5 gene encoding Smc5-Smc6 complex subunit NSE5 (similar to Saccharomyces cerevisiae YML023C | NSE5 | Non-SMC Element 5), which produces MPFYSDSDSSSDSDINIHLTNNNTDNVAKRSLDTSITTHSMENKDSTFTKNIAKPLYFIDITSETVADFELMNSMYTLQSYDTLLFYLENDIIPNQSALNQASWKFVVPSFDMINVLFTLAFMSSNYKGKYLTKNNPFNVSNRDLQTRSLNLLSKYLSILDESTNKSHSTSNYTEYQVSVLRCQFFLFIDNLFDLNSAFMKNNNDNVSFKLTKFDNSSFSILDRLKIPSNLNYTQLTTSLNKLKKLNSKLYPFIVSPFQNNSASSLMVFNSLIFPLQFQKENFWDYLGETLSNLTSLNNAEFCAGLESSFVFSCLLRVIKIRQDYYIENELSKEKNVSKNIKLQQLKDSPLCKLFSLFDKRYPLGIPQLLFPYALDSDTKKKNLENFSSKGKNINRDSQGPGFVPLYDDQVFNVDINLKLNSNLKNIGYQTKFKQQEKLYLATNFSKQIILLLYELFQQLKVFVNGNSSSITNLSLTGRVTRNSSNFAYTKKEFQLQLVKYLIREFKTNHFEAFFHLDFVDILEENNRLLEFLWDIGWLTINHIRNIDDDFVLPRLTNKENHKLKSKFELKEISGAFYEVIKTTYQESFEMEFEICLQCILRIYFIYLNKTFFNNNDELRSFKKKFNISMEKYLTYRDQSYNTDIKGKIMKFIKNI; this is translated from the coding sequence ATGCCCTTCTATTCAGATTCAGACTCATCTTCGGATTCAGACATCAACATCCATTtaaccaataataataccgaTAATGTTGCGAAAAGATCCTTAGATACCAGTATAACAACTCATAGCatggaaaataaagacTCCACAttcacaaaaaatattgcaaAACCATTATATTTCATTGATATAACATCAGAAACTGTTGCTGACTTCGAATTAATGAATTCCATGTATACTCTTCAAAGCTATGATACTTTACTATTCTATCTAGAAAATGATATAATCCCGAACCAAAGTGCTTTGAATCAAGCAAGCTGGAAATTTGTTGTTCCCTCTTTCGATATGATCAACGTTTTGTTCACTTTAGCGTTTATGTCTTCAAATTACAAAGGCAAATATTTAACCAAGAACAATCCATTTAACGTTTCTAATAGAGATTTGCAAACAAGAAGTTTAAACCTACtttctaaatatttaaGCATTTTAGATGAATCAACAAATAAGAGCCATAGTACTTCAAATTATACTGAATACCAAGTGAGTGTTTTGAGGTgtcagttttttttatttattgataatttATTCGATCTTAATTCTGcttttatgaaaaataacaatgataatgTTTCCTTTAAACTAACTAAATTCGATAACTCTTCATTTAGTATTTTAGACAGGTTGAAAATACCTAGCAATTTAAACTATACTCAACTCACAACctctttaaataaattaaaaaaattgaattcTAAACTATATCCCTTTATTGTTAGTCcctttcaaaataatagtgCTAGTAGTCTCATGGTTTTTAACAGCTTAATTTTCCCCTTACAATttcaaaaggaaaattttTGGGATTATCTTGGTGAGACTTTATCTAATTTGACTTCTTTAAACAACGCTGAGTTTTGTGCAGGGTTAGAATcatcttttgtttttagcTGTTTGTTGagagtaataaaaattagacaagattattatattgaaaatgaattatcaaaagaaaaaaatgtttccaAAAACATTAAGTTACAACAATTAAAAGACAGCCCCTTGTGTAAGCTATTTTCGTTGTTCGATAAAAGATACCCCTTAGGCATACCACAGCTACTATTTCCATATGCCCTAGATTCAGATACTAAAAAGAAGAATCTCGAAAATTTTTCATcgaaaggaaaaaatataaatagagATTCACAAGGACCAGGGTTTGTTCCTCTTTATGATGACCAGGTTTTTAATGttgatataaatttaaaattaaattcaaatttaaaaaatattggatatcaaacaaaatttaaacaacaagaaaaattgtATTTGGCTACAAACTTTtctaaacaaataatattattgttatatgAATTATTTCAACAATTAAAAGTGTTTGTTAATGGAAATAGTTCATCTATTACTAACCTATCATTAACAGGCAGAGTAACTAGAAACAGTTCTAATTTCGCTTATACTAAAAAAGAGTTTCAACTTCAACTTGTAAAGTATTTAATTAGGGAgtttaaaacaaatcatTTTGAAGCTTTTTTCCATTTGgattttgttgatattttagaagaaaataacCGGCTATTGGAATTTTTGTGGGATATAGGCTGGCTAACAATTAACCACATAAGAAATATAGACGATGATTTCGTTTTACCTCgattaacaaataaagagaaccataaattaaaatctaAGTTTGAACTAAAGGAAATCAGTGGAGCTTTTTATGAAGTTATAAAAACCACTTATCAGGAATCATTTGAAATGGAATTTGAAATTTGTTTGCAATGTATTTtaagaatttattttatctatttaaacaaaacctttttcaataacaaCGATGAATTAAGAtcttttaagaaaaaatttaatatttcaatggaaaaatatttaacttATAGAGATCAATCATATAATACAGAcataaaaggaaaaataatgaaatttatcaaaaatatatga
- the SSN2 gene encoding Ssn2p (similar to Saccharomyces cerevisiae YDR443C | SSN2 | Suppressor of SNf1) yields MTPLLKYENDDLDYRLDELLSNYFCVKKIIKVNYEQYLPKSKNQDDQWSFQAELSIRKKNSKSLVALFSKELWCFSINDDPVPKPYASDMKTNDNNTTTNATDENQSLVDPTDKNLENKDMSLSNQEQINIKHTSVSPTVLPLSLSNEQFRNPDKVGEFNSHFSKPNLPTPYAIFLKALRKTIHLNICKISKNSFIPFGNSCIYQPTENHTTGADQLVSFDSHIFDDGHLNISVSFKKLNFNKLIQSPEILNDNEYLLNNRSILYIAPSGVKVTLPFSDIKECITTEPPMNEKVILETLLYTHGIDLTGKENLKWIKVIPSLTHLAGQTSSISSYSLTTLRKIKRTISTSTKSHSPSLSPSTNNGFNQTLLNVSSTNTHNNIGRISANSGVDTAAKKGNKYDVNIAASSNVNINNVNEEFGTNNNNNNISPTNENVTLGSGLKNNLLKKIIIWPLDLIFVQTPTDSPASKDNNLEDMAFGSQFFTVQDAFCLLDELTQLKLTSTYRIPGITSSKGSAAAMSSGTYYTDQFLFPPSASSINSTNIAGTNPYLSGGYNTRSLGSPHVTSLSNTIKKSPASNYGVSTKNSPFKPRTPILGAQDKFLKDAITEDDINNTSSDTTNVEYVHKGGSGIQNLKEGVKSQAEDAKQEGENNYIDGTKDHVEDKRQELEDDNDDDTDMKDLFGDDEDEEESTGDNIVNYNEKIIEVPTDIINEPNITPLGEKWQHNSDAETLPPNSNFLPIIPKKRYLDIPVDEMIAAASPNLYSDPGAPLPIETPKERRQSIFAPLKFNPKIESGVDNKYKNGGKFFVSNDISTSSPVLHKLLDIDINNYDLLSSSDEDYDEKEGSKNDNYTTINKHTNGEMVAEDNYPFNIKNNHEIPLINADYYYTDGKDINGNNMKNNSGNNINIPLNNLKIGNSVNLANANSINAATGITTTTTTTTTTNNNNNNNNNNNLNTITTNNINTADDNNINNDSNVNNNNNKNAAAVLTNNSNQPTSSVISNTVINDPSYINVPPIPAAFVNENNNEQGSASEPFDVLEVTKGSNSIGVTSNLTSSMGNNLQNAANEHLMTTPLLTEGSGSPEMGWKLNNDSLLANNQLQTNSISPEKNNSSKEIIDNKNCVSLSSNNNHTNIGNRERVSVLSPQQRNKNEDANVVQLRNSNVLQYVLRTMPIFSIPDYFLFANPTVPHSKNFNLFLETLTTEIVFNNILNEVCFENTILYETFDSISPTSEVLKVFSELFGSSYRLQGNELIDDLYSIEQPDILLKKSQNDSKIPTPILKIKSDVIDFVDDLRMKPLNLPKNFSGLFLTSMYNQECLDFMTMLMSQYNDMEFGHCDLVQLTNEDDPGVIYLKNFNSITLLLLAAQIVTYCFTQKKHDASQNSPLVIFLPVSTSVGGNRSRTYDALNSVVEMCHNFTLLKTEVLNRLPTCEILLRLISIDNFIGDPLKNIRDSSRLCLSIYNILPSSSSKYTHLAKQIPETIKFDLPSGSSAHSLNSPLNHHYDTYVHVAYSRSIDKEWLCTAWSSVSGADSKVKTWYIGNSKPKFESACNEIWTTTLKFIMMHSSSLRTCVVLSRLDSILPDDELMHWRRLSSKTKQIHLAVVCCGTNTKLTFCDGDKFHPEYKRPLKHFEISRNIVTKKLPIDASAKFVDGGDIGNENNEEKDDDYLIVNAKNYIYSVVFKSALPLSNSQHRCAIKSGALIRFNGGDDDTNNNNNIVDKFEVNLLNCPHSDSKKLLKVILKHFHDLSALTPWYCVYDNFSFVPWHILAVEKMIKNVIHLKVEETKH; encoded by the coding sequence atgaCTCCGCTgttaaaatatgaaaatgatgatcTCGACTATAGGCTTGATGAACTATTATCAAACTATTTTtgtgtaaaaaaaattatcaaagtAAATTATGAGCAATATTTaccaaaatcaaaaaatcaaGACGATCAATGGAGCTTTCAAGCCGAGTTATctataagaaaaaaaaattctaaaaGTTTAGTtgctttattttcaaaagaaCTATGGTGTTTTAGTATTAATGATGATCCAGTCCCAAAACCATATGCTTCTGATATGAAaactaatgataataacaccACTACCAATGCTACAGATGAAAACCAATCCCTCGTTGATCCAACAGACAAAAAtcttgaaaataaagatatgtCACTCTCAAATCAAGAACAgattaatattaaacatACTAGTGTTAGTCCTACTGTATTACCTTTATCACTATCAAATGAACAGTTTAGAAATCCAGATAAGGTTGGTGAATTTAATTcacatttttcaaaacctAATCTACCAACACCATatgcaatatttttaaaagctcTAAGAAAGACAATTCACCTAAACATTTGtaaaatttccaaaaattcCTTTATACCTTTCGGAAATTCATGTATATATCAACCCACCGAAAATCATACAACTGGTGCTGACCAGTTGGTCTCCTTTGATTCCCATATCTTTGATGATGGTCATTTGAATATTTCAgtatcttttaaaaaactaaactttaataaattaatccAGTCCCCTGAAATCCTGAATGATAACGAATATCTTTTGAATAACAGATCCATTTTGTACATAGCGCCTAGTGGGGTAAAAGTCACGTTACCCTTTTCAGATATAAAAGAATGTATAACTACCGAGCCACCAATGAATGAAAAGGTTATTTTGGAAACATTGCTTTATACGCATGGGATTGACTTGACTGGCAAAGAAAACTTGAAATGGATAAAAGTTATTCCTAGTTTAACACACTTAGCCGGTCAGACGTCTTCCATCTCTTCTTATTCTTTAACGACCCTTAGGAAAATCAAGCGGACCATTAGTACTAGTACCAAATCACATTCACCATCACTTTCGCCATCTACAAATAATGGTTTTAATCAGACTCTGCTAAATGTGTCAAGCACAAATactcataataatattggcAGAATTAGCGCAAATAGTGGTGTTGATACTGCTGCTAAAAAGGGAAATAAATATGACGTCAACATCGCTGCCTCGAGCAAcgttaatattaataatgttaaCGAAGAGTTTGGgaccaataataacaataataatatatctcCCACAAATGAGAATGTTACATTGGGAAGTgggttaaaaaataatctcttgaagaaaataattatatggCCTTTAGATTTGATTTTTGTACAAACACCAACAGATTCACCTGCAAGTAAAGACAATAACTTAGAGGATATGGCTTTTGGTTCTCAATTCTTCACCGTGCAAGACgctttttgtttattggATGAACTGACACAATTAAAATTGACTTCGACTTATAGAATTCCCGGCATAACCAGTTCTAAAGGATCTGCAGCAGCGATGAGTAGTGGTACTTACTATACTGATCAATTTTTGTTCCCCCCATCAGCAAGTTCCATTAATAGTACCAATATCGCTGGTACTAATCCTTATTTAAGTGGTGGTTATAATACCAGGTCATTGGGAAGCCCCCATGTAACATCATTATCAAacacaataaaaaaatcaccAGCATCAAACTACGGAGTATCAACTAAAAACAGTCCTTTTAAACCAAGAACTCCAATATTAGGTGCACAAGACAAATTTCTGAAAGATGCTATAACGGAAGACGACATTAATAACACGAGCAGTGATACTACTAATGTGGAATATGTTCATAAAGGTGGCTCAGGCATCCAAAACCTAAAAGAAGGAGTGAAATCGCAAGCAGAAGATGCCAAACAAGAAGgggaaaataattatatcgATGGTACAAAAGATCATGTTGAAGACAAAAGACAGGAACTAGAAGATGATAACGATGATGATACTGATATGAAAGATTTATTTGGTGacgatgaagatgaagaagaaagcACTGGAGATAATATCGTTAattataatgaaaaaataatagagGTTCCTACGGATATTATAAATGAACCAAATATCACCCCTTTGGGGGAGAAATGGCAGCATAATTCAGATGCTGAAACATTACCTCCAAATTCTAATTTTCTTCCAATAATTCCTAAAAAAAGGTACTTAGATATACCAGTTGATGAAATGATAGCAGCGGCATCCCCCAACCTATACAGTGATCCAGGTGCGCCCTTGCCTATTGAAACGCCCAAGGAAAGAAGACAGAGCATTTTTGCTCCATTAAAGTTTAATCCTAAAATTGAATCTGGAGTAGATAACAAATATAAGAATGGTGgcaaattttttgtttcgaATGATATATCTACCAGCTCTCCCGTGTTGCATAAGTTGTTAGATATAgacataaataattatgatCTTTTGTCCAGTTCAGACGAGGATTATGATGAAAAGGAAGGAagtaaaaatgataattatactactattaataaacaTACTAACGGTGAGATGGTGGCGGAAGACAATTATCCGTTTAACATTAAGAATAATCATGAGATACCATTGATTAATGCTGATTATTACTATACAGATGGCAAGGAtattaatggtaataatatgaaaaataatagcgGGAACAACATTAATATCcctttaaataatcttaaGATTGGTAATTCCGTCAATCTCGCCAATGCTAATAGTATTAATGCTGCCACtggtattactactactactactactactactactactaataataataataataataataacaacaacaatctTAATACCATtaccactaataatattaacactGCTGATGAcaataacattaataatgattccaatgttaataacaataataataagaatgcTGCCGCAGTGTTAACTAATAATTCAAATCAACCTACATCTTCTGTAATTTCAAATACTGTAATCAATGACCCAAGTTATATTAATGTTCCTCCAATCCCAGCAGCTTTTGTaaatgaaaacaataatgaaCAGGGAAGTGCGTCTGAACCCTTTGATGTTTTAGAGGTGACTAAAGGCTCCAATTCTATCGGTGTTACCAGTAACTTAACTTCCTCAATGGGCaataatttacaaaatgCAGCTAATGAACATTTAATGACTACTCCGTTATTAACCGAGGGATCTGGGTCACCTGAAATGGGATGGAAACTGAACAATGATTCTTTGTTAGCAAATAATCAACTGCAGACGAATTCTATCTCACCAGAAAAGAATAATTCCTCAAAGGAAATTATTGACAACAAGAATTGTGTTTCTCTCTCTTCCAACAATAATCATACTAACATTGGTAACAGAGAAAGAGTATCTGTTCTGTCGCCACAACAacgaaataaaaatgaggATGCCAATGTTGTTCAACTGCGTAATTCCAACGTTTTACAATATGTTTTAAGAACTATGCCAATATTTTCTATTcctgattattttttatttgctaATCCAACTGTACCACActcaaaaaatttcaatttatttctaGAAACATTAACTACTGAGATTGTGTTCAATAACATTTTGAACGAAGtatgttttgaaaatactATATTGTATGAAACTTTTGATTCTATTAGCCCAACCTCAGAAGTACTGAAAGTTTTCAGCGAATTGTTTGGAAGTTCGTACAGGTTACAAGGGAATGAATTAATCGATGACTTATATTCTATTGAGCAACcagatattttattaaaaaagagtCAAAATGATAGTAAAATCCCCACTcctatattaaaaattaaaagcgATGTCATTGATTTTGTAGACGATCTAAGAATGAAACCTTTAAATTTGCCTAAAAATTTTAGCGGGTTATTTCTGACGTCTATGTATAACCAAGAGTGTTTAGACTTTATGACAATGCTGATGTCTCAATACAACGACATGGAGTTTGGTCATTGTGATTTGGTTCAGCTAACAAATGAAGATGATCCAGGTgtcatatatttaaaaaatttcaacAGTATCACATTACTATTGCTAGCTGCCCAAATAGTTACATATTGTTTTACTCAAAAGAAACATGATGCGTCGCAAAACAGCCCTttagttatatttttgcCAGTCTCTACATCTGTTGGGGGGAATAGATCAAGGACGTATGATGCTTTAAATTCTGTGGTCGAAATGTGCCACAATTTTACCCTGTTGAAAACTGAGGTTCTAAATAGACTACCCACATGTGAAATTCTTCTAAGGCTAATTTctattgataattttattggagaccctttgaaaaatattagagATTCTAGTCGATTATGTCTATCTATTTATAACATTTTACCTTCGTCTTCGTCAAAATATACACATTTAGCCAAACAAATTCCAGaaacaattaaatttgatttaCCCTCAGGTTCATCAGCACATTCACTTAATTCCCCCTTGAACCATCACTATGATACATATGTGCATGTTGCTTATAGCAGAAGCATTGATAAGGAGTGGTTGTGTACAGCATGGAGTTCTGTTTCAGGTGCAGATTCGAAAGTTAAAACATGGTACATTGGTAATTCTAAACCCAAGTTTGAGAGTGCTTGTAATGAAATATGGACAACAACTTTAAAGTTTATTATGATGCACTCAAGCTCATTACGGACATGTGTTGTTTTATCAAGACTAGATTCAATATTACCCGATGATGAATTGATGCATTGGCGAAGGTTATCCAGTAAAACTAAGCAGATTCATTTGGCTGTTGTTTGTTGTGGGACAAATACTAAACTAACTTTTTGTGACGGCGATAAGTTTCACCCTGAATATAAGAGACCTTTGAaacattttgaaatatCCAGAAATATagttacaaaaaaattacctaTTGATGCGAGTGCAAAGTTTGTAGATGGTGGTGATATtggaaatgaaaataatgagGAGAAAGATGACGATTACCTAATTGTTAATGCTAAAAACTATATTTATTCTGTTGTTTTTAAGTCAGCCTTACCATTATCTAATTCACAACATAGATGTGCGATAAAAAGTGGTGCTTTGATTAGATTCAATGGTGGCGATGatgatactaataataacaataacatagttgataaatttgaagtcaatttattaaattgtCCACACTCCGATTCTAAGAAGTTattaaaagttattttgAAACATTTCCATGATTTAAGTGCATTGACACCTTGGTATTGTGTATATGATAATTTTAGCTTTGTACCATGGCATATTTTAGCCGTagaaaaaatgattaaaaACGTTATTCATTTGAAAGTTGAGGAAACAAAGCATTAA
- the OAF1 gene encoding oleate-activated transcription factor OAF1 (similar to Saccharomyces cerevisiae YAL051W | OAF1 | Oleate-Activated transcription Factor (paralog of YOR363C | PIP2)) yields the protein MAQDKNNNEANNINSLTPNLFDNHSSPLQELVLDTDITPVNGKVSKSTQKRNRISYVCQSCRKLKTKCDMLKPQCTHCKEQNLTCIYDFTKQAAPKRPNKDAIIARLSKQVDYWQNRALKQEIVSRCPSNDLHANINSNNSNNSRINIPITNSDFIPSYNTPLRSEANSKSASFVIPNSAPDNNNDTKNNNTKNNNTKNNNTNNNNTNNNNNNTAFLNNQKNIENSDIQNKINYKKEAFKLNPEHIFIDFYQGFPKLVIKNGVKQDLDVFSDLALVKNDIFLLVFMSSIFGFSQKSAIYKAAAPENMPFIPRSQTFLNNFKTISPHIFNGDKFKTPKAQEFFERIITGPSNLSHIHRVHWGLLSFLGNFTFAYLEDFSLTVDDYSEVLKTTLKSINACLPPKHILHIHKKHFYENIYPILAAVEVSMFEECLADVLCDDPKDPQRYILDIGTTNIRYKIENLALLLILLRISYMSMSTTQYVENSDLDYQAILEEHVISANFIEVAFKCLLSLNIFLWTTENMICCLIYLWALLALSPDEGDIFNSKPTDLVINMVATQAFAMGLHREPTEYEQFQKLTPSIDPRLVNYRRKLWISLSTILRIENLVKGKIKINDEDYRYPFNFQDFMNSVLKSNLQLSPLEKRMYTLMYRRLQLIRYISDLFKHCRSKQACSLSSAEQMILKIENFLEKHFSLIDLKKPTSNSHETLYPTNLKLSTTLIENQISMDANLFSKAHTLIINFNIYVVLQKACKDPSICPQYMPYFQKYFIILIHDVCASCKLLKDIFEGTYTYALPRCTGLSLNRAINLLLTRVLFIILSLLIRFSFSKYILTRRLSSRVDIIFNRNEIEERIALLEKISDNTLKLLETLCKYSSNRFRFLYFQSFKTLLFFDFIIKAIKNGEMCHIILRILNKNTQSEKLTPYIIEALRVGLGFNCENSEDYMEALEQSDLLSTAPLYLLEEYDNILNIMGVMENNAKEETCNENYNKTHFTSNPVHSPDVANNEPLYHIPRKNFDVQENQSQPIRNSEIRVPNVNNPKLSQEPQSDSQAFNNSRRRNNSVPSNLRFTNNNKSFNDQQNSKNNSQNQYEHPSPQNFQRADPNFFDIDQLNLFDYDFLFKDI from the coding sequence atggcacaggataaaaataataatgaagcCAATAATATCAACTCACTCACACcaaatttatttgataatCATAGCAGTCCATTACAAGAATTAGTTCTAGATACCGACATAACTCCTGTTAATGGAAAAGTTTCTAAATCTactcaaaaaagaaatcgGATTTCCTATGTATGTCAGTCATGTAGAAAACTAAAAACTAAATGCGATATGTTAAAACCACAATGTACACATTGTAAAGAACAAAATTTGACCTGTATTTATGATTTCACCAAACAAGCTGCCCCTAAACGGCCCAATAAAGATGCAATTATTGCAAGATTATCTAAACAAGTAGATTATTGGCAGAATAGGGCTTTAAAACAGGAAATAGTATCTCGCTGTCCAAGTAATGACCTTCACGCAAACATCAATAGCAACAattctaataatagcaGAATTAATATCCCAATAACAAATTCAGACTTTATACCATCATATAATACACCACTTCGTAGCGAAGCCAATAGCAAGAGTGCATCTTTTGTTATTCCTAATTCTGCCcctgataataataatgataccaagaataataataccaagaataataataccaagaataataataccaataataataacaccaataataataataataatactgcttttttaaacaaccaaaaaaatatcgaAAATAGCGATATTcagaataaaattaattataaaaaagaagcGTTCAAACTAAATCCAgaacatatttttattgatttttatcAGGGGTTCCCAAAATTGGTCATTAAAAATGGGGTCAAACAGGATTTAGATGTGTTTTCTGATTTGGCTTTggttaaaaatgatatttttttattagttttcATGTCTTCTATATTCGGGTTTTCCCAAAAAAGTGCAATCTACAAAGCTGCTGCTCCAGAAAATATGCCATTTATACCCAGATCccaaacttttttaaacaacTTTAAAACCATCAGTCCACATATTTTTAACGGTgacaaatttaaaacaccTAAAGCACaagaattttttgaaagaatTATTACGGGTCCCTCAAATCTGTCACACATCCATAGGGTTCATTGGGGGCTACTATCTTTTTTGGGTAATTTCACATTTGCATATTTAGAGGATTTTTCGCTAACTGTTGACGATTATTctgaagttttaaaaactaCATTAAAATCTATTAATGCTTGTCTACCTCCAAAACATATCTTACACATTcataaaaaacatttttatgaGAATATTTATCCGATATTGGCCGCTGTTGAGGTCTCTATGTTTGAAGAATGTTTAGCAGATGTATTATGTGATGATCCAAAGGATCCCCAAAGATACATTTTGGATATCGGCACCACCAATATTAgatataaaatagaaaatctAGCTTTGcttttgattttgttaaGAATATCCTATATGTCCATGTCTACTACTCAATACGTAGAAAATTCAGACCTTGATTACCAAGCAATTTTGGAAGAACACGTTATTTCTGCCAATTTCATTGAAGTTGCTTTCAAATGCTTGTTATCcttaaatatatttctttggACAACCGAAAACATGATTTGTTGTTTAATCTACTTGTGGGCTTTATTGGCCTTGTCACCGGATGAGggtgatatttttaactcCAAGCCTACTGATTTGGTCATTAATATGGTTGCTACACAAGCTTTTGCAATGGGCTTGCATAGAGAACCAACTGAATATGAACAATTCCAAAAGTTAACACCCTCTATCGACCCTAGGTTGGTTAATTATAGAAGAAAATTATGGATATCATTGTCAACAATTTTACGCATAGAAAATTTGGTTAAGgggaaaattaaaataaacgaTGAAGATTATAGATACCCTTTCAATTTCCAGGACTTTATGAATTCTGTCTTAAAGAGCAATCTGCAATTATCCCcattagaaaaaaggaTGTACACCTTGATGTATAGAAGACTACAACTAATTAGATACATCTCAGACTTATTTAAACATTGCAGAAGCAAGCAAGCTTGTTCATTGTCCTCGGCGGAACAAATGATTTTGAAGATTGAAAATTTCTTAGAAAAGCATTTTAGTCTAATAGACTTGAAAAAGCCAACTTCCAACAGTCATGAGACTTTGTACCCAACCAATTTAAAACTAAGTACTACTCTAAttgaaaatcaaatttCCATGGATGCCAACTTATTTTCAAAGGCACACACtttgattataaattttaacaTCTATGTTGTATTGCAAAAAGCTTGCAAGGATCCATCCATATGTCCACAATATATGCCATATTTCcagaaatattttattattttgatccATGATGTTTGTGCCAGTTGCAAACTTTTAAAGGATATTTTTGAAGGTACTTATACTTACGCTCTGCCCAGATGCACTGGGTTATCATTGAACAGAGCtattaatcttttattgACAAGAGttctttttatcattttgaGCTTATTGATTAgattttcattttccaaGTACATTTTAACAAGACGATTATCTTCAAGAGTAGACATAATTTTCAATAGAAACGAAATTGAAGAAAGAATTGCATTACTGGAAAAGATATCAGACAACACACTTAAATTGTTGGAAACTTTATGCAAATATTCTTCTAATAGATTTAGgtttttgtattttcaatctttcaaaacattattattttttgattttattatcaaagcGATCAAAAATGGTGAAATGTGTCATATTATATTAAGaatattgaataaaaatacacaaAGCGAAAAATTAACCCCTTATATTATTGAAGCTTTAAGGGTAGGTTTGGGCTTTAATTGTGAAAATAGCGAAGATTATATGGAAGCTTTGGAACAATCAGATTTATTAAGCACTGCTCCATTATATTTGTTGGAAGAATACGACaacattttaaatattatggGTGTTATGGAGAACAACGCTAAAGAAGAGACCTGTAATGAGAATTACAATAAGACCCACTTTACATCTAACCCAGTTCATTCACCTGATGTTGCAAATAACGAGCCATTGTATCACAttccaagaaaaaattttgatgTACAAGAAAATCAATCACAGCCAATCAGAAACAGTGAAATACGTGTCCCAAATGTAAATAATCCCAAATTAAGCCAAGAACCACAATCTGACTCCCAAGCTTTTAACAATAGCAGAAGGAGAAATAATAGTGTTCCATCCAACTTACGATTtaccaataacaacaaaagttttaatGACCAGCAGAATTCTAAAAACAATTCCCAAAATCAATATGAGCATCCATCCCcacaaaattttcaaaggGCAGAtcctaatttttttgatatcgATCAATTGAACTTGTTTGATTACGATTTTCTATTCAAGGatatctaa